One genomic segment of Vulpes vulpes isolate BD-2025 chromosome 2, VulVul3, whole genome shotgun sequence includes these proteins:
- the KCTD2 gene encoding BTB/POZ domain-containing protein KCTD2 — protein sequence MAELQLDPAMAGLGGGGGSGLGDGGGPGRGPPSPRPAGPTPRGHGRQPAAAAPPLEPGPGPPERAGGGGAARWVRLNVGGTYFVTTRQTLGREPKSFLCRLCCQEDPELDSDKDETGAYLIDRDPTYFGPILNYLRHGKLIITKELAEEGVLEEAEFYNIASLVRLVKERIRDNENRTSQGPVKHVYRVLQCQEEELTQMVSTMSDGWKFEQLISIGSSYNYGNEDQAEFLCVVSRELNNSTNGIVIEPSEKAKILQERGSRM from the exons ATGGCGGAGCTGCAGCTGGACCCGGCGATggcggggctgggagggggtggcgggAGCGGGCTGGGCGATGGGGGCGGCCCGGGTCGCGGGCCCCCCAGCCCTCGCCCCGCCGGCCCCACGCCCCGCGGGCACGGCCGccagcccgccgccgccgcgccgccgctgGAGCCGGGTCCGGGACCGCCAGAGCGGGCAGGGGGCGGCGGTGCGGCCCGCTGGGTCCGGCTGAACGTGGGCGGCACCTACTTCGTGACCACCAGACAGACCCTAGGCCGGGAGCCCAAGTCTTTCCTGTGTCGCCTCTGCTGCCAGGAGGACCCGGAGCTGGACTCGGACAAG GACGAGACAGGGGCCTATCTGATTGACAGGGACCCCACCTACTTTGGTCCTATCCTAAACTACCTCCGCCATGGGAAACTCATCATTACAAAGGAGTTGGCAGAAGAAG GTGTGCTGGAAGAAGCGGAGTTTTACAACATTGCATCTCTTGTGCGGCTGGTTAAGGAACGGATACGGGACAATGAGAATAGAACTTCTCAG GGCCCTGTGAAGCATGTGTACAGAGTCCTGCAGTGCCAAGAGGAGGAGCTGACACAGATGGTCTCCACTATGTCTGATGGTTGGAAATTCGAACAG CTAATCAGCATTGGCTCTTCCTATAACTATGGAAATGAGGATCAGGCCGAATTCCTTTGTGTCGTCTCTAGAGAACTAAATAACTCTACCAATGGCATCGTCATAGAGCCCAGTGAGAAGGCAAAG ATTCTTCAGGAGAGAGGATCTCGGATGTAA